A genomic stretch from Coffea arabica cultivar ET-39 chromosome 10c, Coffea Arabica ET-39 HiFi, whole genome shotgun sequence includes:
- the LOC113714806 gene encoding protein PHLOEM UNLOADING MODULATOR: MGLLPAWRSVVFKNRGSGLGLAAIAYVGVDYLRHLSPRWHERLQPVLWTFLAIAAVIRVPFYKHWSSELRSALPFIFSLIFMLSALLLEAISVRFVTVVLGSDWHNSAQALPDVGQWFLLALNEKLPQTMVNLLRARIIGLHHYLMLFVMLGFSVLFNSIEAPGLGLGARYMFTMGVGRLLRALAFVSTILPSPRPWCASTRYHIPAHAHRWAQKYYVPYATDSYAIRQVIHYDIAYADPGDYHVEFHPNWGLMSFLIDFLRPTPPDGSSPWYHLLKKAGGGCNDLIYSGHMLVSVLTAMAWTEAYGGLSSILIWLLVLHSAQREIRERNHYSVDCVLAIYMGIFLWKLIGIFWPTKDASKKRRLIKLERVRGRLTQAAKDSDIDRVREILKEVELSSQVRQNPKSRAMWLFSGATIFCTITVVLLAFMLTSDG, encoded by the exons ATGGGGCTGTTGCCGGCTTGGCGGTCCGTGGTATTCAAGAACCGGGGAAGCGGTTTAGGCCTTGCCGCAATAGCGTATGTGGGCGTGGACTATCTCCGCCACCTGTCTCCGCGGTGGCACGAGCGGTTGCAGCCAGTTTTGTGGACATTTTTAGCCATTGCAGCTGTTATTCGTGTTCCTTTTTATAAGCACTGGTCATCTGAGCTTCGTTCTGCTCTGCCCTtcatattttctttgatttttatgCTCTCTGCTCTGCTTTTGGAAGCCATCTCTGTTCGGTTTGTCACGGTTGTTCTTGGCAGTGATTGGCACAA TTCTGCTCAGGCTCTACCTGATGTTGGCCAGTGGTTTCTGCTTGCATTGAACGAGAAGCTGCCCCAAACAATGGTCAATTTGTTGAGAGCTCGTATAATTGGACTGCACCATTACCTGATGTTGTTTGTCATGCTTGGTTTCTCTGTATTATTCAACTCCATTGAAGCTCCTGGTCTTGGGTTGGGTGCAAGATACATGTTTACCATGGGTGTTGGGCGACTTCTTCGAGCCTTGGCTTTTGTTTCTACAATTTTACCATCACCTCGGCCCTGGTGTGCATCAACTCGCTACCATATACCTGCACACGCTCATCGTTGGGCTCAAAAGTATTATGTTCCATATGCAACTGATTCATATGCTATTCGCCAAGTTATTCATTATGATATTGCCTATG CTGATCCTGGAGACTATCATGTTGAATTCCATCCTAACTGGGGTTTGATGAGCTTCCTCATTGATTTTCTACGACCTACACCTCCTGATGGTTCTTCTCCATGGTACCATCTACTAAAGAAAGCAGGGGGTGGCTGCAATGACCTCATATACAGTGGCCACATGCTTGTATCTGTACTGACTGCTATGGCATGGACG GAGGCATATGGTGGCTTAAGCTCCATTTTGATTTGGCTGCTTGTACTGCATAGTGCACAAAGGGAAATTCGCGAGCGCAATCATTACAGTGTTGATTGTGTGTTAGCCATCTACATGGGGATCTTTTTGTGGAAGTTGATAGGCATTTTTTGGCCAACTAAAGAtgcatccaagaaaagaaggctAATCAAATTGGAAAGAGTTCGGGGTAGACTAACGCAAGCTGCCAAGGACTCTGACATTGATAGAGTGAGAGAAATTCTGAAAGAGGTCGAGTTAAGCAGTCAAGTAAGGCAGAACCCTAAGAGCAGGGCTATGTGGCTGTTTTCTGGTGCAACCATTTTCTGCACGATAACCGTGGTGCTTCTTGCCTTCATGTTGACATCTGACGGGTGA
- the LOC113714251 gene encoding citrate-binding protein-like: MTKFSIQNVVFLTSLMSLYTNVFMESVADPTEGFTNVPLTEYNFEIQRPYDIPLNQRYSYENGTRRLWVYADDKPHNPNSHTMPRTEIRIRGLDYSSGVWQFEGYGFVPNGTSGATIVQIHGASHGATTIMLRIIDGNMNYYCGAVRGILATQMYDKWFKVNLIHDVDGGRVTVYIDGEQKAETKDRGPGDLYFKCGVYAASTNISYFMESRWRDIKIYKK; encoded by the exons ATGACGAAATTTTCTATACAAAATGTGGTTTTCTTAACATCATTAATGAGCTTATACACTAATGTCTTTATGGAATCTGTTGCTGATCCAACTGAGGGGTTCACAAATGTCCCATTAACAGAATACAACTTTGAGATTCAGAGGCCATATGATATACCATTGAATCAGCGGTATTCTTATGAAAATGGAACTCGCAGGTTGTGGGTTTATGCTGATGATAAACCACATAATCCCAACAGTCACACAATGCCACGGACTGAAATTCGGATAAGG GGACTTGACTACTCATCTGGAGTATGGCAATTTGAAGGGTATGGATTTGTGCCAAATGGTACATCTGGCGCTACAATAGTTCAGATTCATGGAGCATCCCATGGGGCAACAACTATAATGCTAAGAATCATCGATGGAAACATGAACTATTATTGTGGTGCAGTTAGGGGCATTTTGGCTACTCAAATGTACGATAAATGGTTCAAAGTTAATTTGATCCATGATGTGGATGGAGGAAGAGTGACTGTTTACATTGATGGGGAACAAAAAGCGGAAACAAAAGATCGAGGGCCTGGAGATTTGTATTTTAAATGTGGAGTATATGCTGCATCAACCAATATTAGCTATTTTATGGAATCTAGGTGGAGAGAtatcaaaatatacaaaaagtga
- the LOC113714249 gene encoding citrate-binding protein-like: MGISCLYSLLLFLVLISSTGRILSCLADPTDGFTEIPLTDRNFDLQKPYNVPLNDRYSYQNGVRRLWVYTNDKPFKPDTTTRPRTEVRIKGLDYSSGVWQFEGHAYVPKATSGVTVMQIHGARVGATSLQLRIYEDEGKITVFIDGVQKFVKNDQGPGDLYFKCGVYAAPANSSSYMESRWRDIKIYKK; this comes from the exons aTGGGCATTTCTTGCTTGTATAGTCTACTGTTATTCCTAGTTTTGATTTCCTCAACGGGTCGAATTCTGTCATGTCTTGCTGATCCCACAGATGGGTTCACTGAGATACCATTAACTGATCGAAATTTTGATCTGCAGAAGCCATACAATGTACCGCTCAATGATCGATACAGCTATCAAAATGGAGTGAGGAGACTATGGGTTTACACCAATGACAAGCCCTTTAAACCTGATACTACTACCAGACCACGCACTGAAGTCCGAATTAAG GGTCTTGACTACTCTTCTGGAGTTTGGCAATTTGAAGGCCATGCATACGTTCCTAAAGCAACTTCTGGAGTGACAGTAATGCAAATTCATGGTGCAAGAGTTGGTGCTACAAGTCTCCAACTGAGGATCTACGAAG ATGAAGGAAAAATCACTGTTTTCATCGATGGTGTTCAAAAATTTGTGAAGAATGATCAGGGGCCAGGTGACTTGTACTTCAAGTGTGGAGTTTATGCTGCACCAGCTAATTCAAGCAGCTACATGGAATCAAGGTGGAGAGATATCAAGATATATAAGAAATGA
- the LOC113714250 gene encoding citrate-binding protein-like, whose translation MNSSVKNVVCFVGFLVINSFLQSSADPTDGFTNVPLTEANFEIQRPYNVPLDERYSFENGIRKMWVYANDKPHSPNSETQPRTEVRIHGLDYTSGVWQFEGYGFVPNGTSGATVAQIHGAAHDSSTIILRIYNGDMRYYSGEVIATGMYDRWFKLNLIHAVEGGTVTVYIDDQQKFQTQDRGRSQFYFKCGVYAAPRDISYYMESRWRDIKIYKK comes from the exons ATGAATTCTTCTGTGAAGAATGTTGTCTGCTTCGTGGGATTTCTGGTCATCAATTCTTTTCTCCAAAGTTCAGCTGATCCCACTGATGGTTTCACAAATGTGCCATTAACAGAAGCAAACTTTGAAATCCAGAGGCCATACAATGTGCCATTGGATGAACGATACAGTTTCGAAAATGGGATTCGGAAGATGTGGGTTTATGCTAATGATAAGCCACATAGCCCTAATAGCGAGACACAACCACGCACGGAAGTTCGCATTCAC GGACTTGACTATACTTCAGGAGTGTGGCAATTTGAAGGCTATGGATTCGTGCCGAATGGAACCTCTGGTGCAACAGTAGCACAAATTCATGGTGCAGCCCATGATTCATCCACCATAATTCTGAGAATCTACAATGGTGACATGAGGTATTACAGCGGTGAAGTGATTGCCACTGGCATGTACGACAGATGGTTCAAGCTCAATCTCATCCATGCTGTGGAGGGAGGCACGGTCACAGTTTACATTGATGATCAGCAAAAGTTTCAGACACAAGATCGAGGGCGTTCACAATTCTACTTCAAGTGTGGAGTTTATGCTGCACCAAGAGATATCAGTTATTACATGGAATCACGTTGGAGGGATATCAAGATTTACAAGAAGTGA
- the LOC113714252 gene encoding citrate-binding protein-like codes for MSSSKGNAIFLIVFSCLYISNNLYLVCSIDPTTGFTNIPLTEANFEIQRPYDVPLEERYSYENGTRRLWVYADDKPHDPNSHTQPRTEVRIQGLDYSSGVWQFEGYGFVPNGTSGATIVQIHGASHGATTIILRIYDGDMRYYSSELVDTGLYDRWFRVNLIHDVDGGKVTVFIDGVQKFETHDQGPGDLYFKCGVYAAPKNISYYMESRWRDIKIYKKGRMIYPGEK; via the exons ATGAGTTCTTCAAAAGGAAATGCGATTTTCCTCATAGTATTTAGTTGCTTATACATATCAAACAATCTATACTTAGTATGTTCTATCGATCCCACAACAGGATTCACAAACATCCCTTTGACAGAAGCTAATTTCGAAATTCAAAGGCCATATGATGTGCCACTCGAAGAAAGATACAGCTACGAGAATGGAACTCGCCGTTTGTGGGTTTATGCTGATGACAAACCTCACGACCCCAATAGTCACACCCAACCACGAACAGAAGTTCGAATTCAG GGGCTTGACTACTCATCTGGAGTTTGGCAGTTTGAAGGATACGGTTTTGTGCCAAATGGGACATCTGGTGCAACAATTGTGCAAATCCATGGAGCTTCTCACGGTGCAACAACTATAATTCTGAGAATTTATGACGGTGACATGAGGTATTACAGTAGTGAACTTGTAGACACTGGCCTTTATGATAGATGGTTCAGGGTTAACTTGATCCATGATGTGGATGGAGGAAAAGTGACAGTCTTCATCGATGGTGTACAAAAGTTTGAGACTCATGATCAAGGGCCTGGAGATTTGTACTTCAAATGTGGAGTCTATGCTGCACCGAAGAACATTAGCTATTATATGGAATCAAGGTGGAGAGAtatcaaaatatacaaaaaagggAGGATGATTTACCCAGGggaaaaataa